A single genomic interval of Rosistilla ulvae harbors:
- a CDS encoding UdgX family uracil-DNA binding protein (This protein belongs to the uracil DNA glycosylase superfamily, members of which act in excision repair of DNA. However, it belongs more specifically to UdgX branch, whose founding member was found to bind uracil in DNA (where it does not belong), without cleaving it, appears to promote DNA repair by a pathway involving RecA, rather than base excision.): MQSIHVDTFDDWRDAARRLLASGVSPTDVQWIGGTERSLFDDEPSPTAADLGGEGTTPSVPKAFLELARYVASHRESGRWSLLYRTLWRLTHGERHLLEVTTDDDVYRLTQMRKAVSRDIHKMKAFVRFRKVDTIDAEEQFVAWHRSDHRILRLAAPFFARRFSGMHWSILTPDESVTWDQTSLHYGPGVPASEAPSEDALEDLWKAYYASIFNPARVKVAAMKREMPVRHWPTLPEAELIDDLLREAPARADAMIQTNEGFAETAAHFMPEHGDLVSLRQAASTCRACPLHQCATQTVFGEGSPTARIVLVGEQPGDREDIEGHPFVGPAGKLLDEALKQAGIERREVYITNVVKHFKFRETETPRGKRRLHQKPDSREIYACRPWLEAELAAIGPQVIVCLGATAAQALFGRDFAITKDRGNVMRTDWCDITIATWHPAAILRMQDAARQSQMRTQLVEDLASVK; encoded by the coding sequence ATGCAATCCATTCACGTCGATACCTTTGACGACTGGCGCGACGCAGCGCGGCGTCTGTTGGCGTCGGGCGTTTCACCGACCGACGTGCAATGGATCGGGGGGACAGAGCGATCTCTGTTCGATGACGAGCCGTCGCCAACCGCTGCGGATCTTGGTGGAGAAGGCACAACGCCAAGCGTTCCTAAAGCGTTTTTAGAGCTCGCCCGATATGTCGCCAGCCATCGCGAATCGGGCCGTTGGTCGTTGCTTTATCGAACGTTGTGGCGGCTGACTCACGGTGAACGTCATCTGTTGGAAGTGACAACCGACGACGATGTGTACAGGTTGACGCAAATGCGAAAAGCGGTCAGCCGAGACATCCACAAGATGAAAGCGTTTGTGCGGTTTCGAAAAGTCGATACCATCGACGCGGAGGAGCAGTTTGTCGCGTGGCACCGATCCGACCACCGGATACTTAGGTTGGCCGCTCCATTTTTTGCACGTCGTTTCAGTGGCATGCATTGGTCGATCTTAACGCCTGACGAATCGGTGACTTGGGATCAGACTTCATTGCACTACGGACCGGGAGTGCCCGCGTCGGAAGCTCCCAGCGAGGATGCGTTGGAGGATCTTTGGAAGGCGTATTATGCATCGATCTTTAACCCAGCACGCGTCAAGGTCGCGGCGATGAAGCGCGAGATGCCGGTCCGACACTGGCCCACGCTGCCCGAGGCAGAACTGATCGACGATCTATTGCGAGAGGCTCCGGCACGCGCCGACGCGATGATTCAAACCAACGAAGGCTTTGCGGAAACAGCAGCGCACTTTATGCCCGAGCATGGCGACTTGGTGTCGCTGCGTCAGGCGGCGTCCACCTGCCGTGCCTGTCCGTTGCACCAGTGCGCCACGCAAACGGTGTTTGGCGAAGGTTCGCCAACCGCCCGCATCGTGCTGGTCGGTGAGCAGCCAGGCGACCGCGAAGATATCGAGGGGCATCCGTTTGTCGGACCGGCGGGCAAGCTGCTCGACGAGGCGTTGAAACAAGCGGGGATCGAGCGTCGCGAAGTTTACATCACCAACGTTGTTAAACACTTCAAATTTAGGGAAACCGAGACGCCGCGCGGCAAGCGGCGTTTGCATCAGAAACCGGATTCGCGAGAGATCTACGCCTGTCGGCCTTGGTTGGAAGCGGAGCTTGCCGCGATCGGTCCCCAGGTGATTGTTTGTCTGGGAGCAACCGCGGCCCAAGCGTTGTTTGGACGCGACTTTGCCATCACGAAAGATCGAGGAAACGTGATGCGAACCGATTGGTGCGACATCACGATCGCAACTTGGCATCCGGCAGCGATTCTGCGGATGCAAGATGCGGCGCGACAATCGCAGATGCGGACGCAGCTTGTCGAAGACCTGGCATCGGTTAAGTAG
- a CDS encoding N-acetylmuramoyl-L-alanine amidase family protein, giving the protein MAIIVIDAGHGGDTKVGGSSANNATAPEGTLEKDLTLDFAKRVQRILSAMHDVRMTRQTDVNVGIAARAHVARDAAADVFLSIHFNGFSNPSVQGTETLVWPGTRPPEKSYALAKLIQKATVGATGYRDRGIKDERRLGVLNPQNHVAKTARCLVEISFITGPGKTNAESDEKRLKDERYKDTIAEALAEAIEAYL; this is encoded by the coding sequence ATGGCGATTATCGTGATCGACGCCGGACACGGCGGTGACACGAAAGTAGGCGGATCCTCCGCCAACAATGCCACCGCGCCGGAGGGGACGCTCGAGAAAGACCTCACCTTGGACTTCGCTAAACGGGTGCAGCGAATCCTGTCGGCGATGCACGACGTGCGGATGACGCGACAGACCGATGTGAACGTCGGGATTGCGGCGCGAGCTCACGTTGCTCGAGACGCAGCGGCGGATGTCTTTCTTTCGATCCACTTCAACGGCTTTTCCAATCCAAGTGTGCAGGGAACCGAAACACTTGTCTGGCCAGGCACGCGGCCGCCGGAGAAGTCGTACGCGTTAGCCAAACTGATTCAGAAAGCGACGGTCGGTGCCACGGGGTATCGCGACCGCGGCATCAAAGATGAGCGACGACTGGGCGTTTTAAACCCACAGAATCACGTCGCCAAGACGGCTCGTTGTTTGGTGGAAATCAGCTTCATCACCGGCCCCGGAAAGACAAACGCCGAATCGGATGAAAAAAGGCTAAAAGACGAGCGTTACAAAGACACGATTGCCGAAGCGCTCGCCGAAGCGATCGAGGCGTATCTCTAA
- a CDS encoding MTH1187 family thiamine-binding protein: MKVIVDLCVVPMGVGVSVSKYVAECQKVLQDAGLEHQLHAYGTNIEGDWDDVFAAIKHCHQRVHAMGAPRITTSIKVGTRTDRDQTMQDKIDSVTNGNL, translated from the coding sequence ATGAAAGTAATCGTCGATCTGTGCGTCGTTCCGATGGGAGTTGGCGTTTCGGTCAGCAAGTACGTAGCCGAATGTCAGAAGGTCTTGCAAGATGCTGGGCTGGAACACCAGCTTCACGCCTACGGCACAAATATCGAGGGTGACTGGGATGATGTGTTTGCCGCGATCAAGCATTGCCACCAGCGTGTTCATGCGATGGGGGCGCCGCGCATCACGACAAGCATCAAGGTCGGAACACGCACCGACCGCGACCAAACGATGCAGGATAAAATCGACAGCGTAACCAATGGGAATCTTTGA